The following coding sequences are from one Mycobacterium bourgelatii window:
- a CDS encoding fasciclin domain-containing protein, protein MRKVHAKTVAAAGLAAVAIAGLAGCSDTKPAAQNTGSPAPATMGASPAAGTPAMADPAADLIGTGCSQYAAQNPQGPGSVAGMAQDPVATAASNNPMLTTLTSALSGKLNPNVNLVDTLNSGEYTVFAPTNAAFDKLPAATIEQLKTDSQLLSSILTYHVVNGQASPSKIDGTRKTLQGSDVTVMGSGDALMVNNAGLVCGGVHTANATVYMIDTVLMPPS, encoded by the coding sequence ATGAGGAAAGTGCATGCCAAGACAGTGGCGGCCGCAGGTCTTGCAGCGGTGGCCATCGCGGGATTGGCGGGGTGTTCGGACACCAAACCCGCAGCGCAGAACACCGGTAGCCCAGCCCCCGCGACCATGGGTGCGTCGCCGGCCGCCGGAACACCCGCCATGGCCGATCCTGCGGCCGACCTGATCGGTACGGGCTGCTCGCAGTACGCGGCGCAGAATCCCCAGGGCCCGGGCTCGGTGGCCGGAATGGCGCAGGACCCGGTCGCAACCGCCGCGTCCAACAACCCCATGCTCACCACGCTGACCTCAGCGTTGTCGGGCAAGCTGAACCCGAACGTCAATCTCGTCGACACCCTCAACAGCGGCGAGTACACCGTCTTCGCGCCGACGAACGCCGCCTTCGACAAACTCCCCGCGGCCACTATCGAACAACTCAAGACGGACTCCCAGTTGCTCAGCAGCATCCTGACCTACCACGTGGTGAACGGTCAGGCGAGCCCGAGCAAGATCGACGGCACCCGCAAGACGCTTCAGGGCAGCGACGTAACGGTGATGGGCAGCGGCGACGCGCTCATGGTGAACAACGCGGGGCTGGTGTGTGGAGGGGTACACACCGCCAACGCGACGGTGTACATGATCGACACCGTGCTGATGCCTCCGAGCTAA
- a CDS encoding cytochrome c biogenesis protein DipZ, whose translation MLTLALVGFLGGLITGISPCILPVLPVIFFSGAQSAPDSAAKSEGAVAVKTKAERRSLSAALRPYRVIGGLVLSFSVVTLLGSALLSVLHLPQDAIRWVALVALVAIGVGLIFPRFEQLLERPFSRIPQKQFDSRGSGFGLGLALGVLYVPCAGPVLAAIVVAGATATIGVGTVVLTAAFAIGAALPLLFFALAGKRIAERVNAFRRRQREIRIGAGIVTILLAVALVFNLPAMLQRAIPDYTASLQERVGGSDTIREKLNLGGIVNDQNARLSNCSNGARELESCGTAPDLRGIEAWLNTPDGRPVTLESLRGKVVLIDFWAYSCINCQRAIPHVVGWYQAYQNSGLEVIGVHTPEYAFERVTGNVVKGAADLGITYPIALDNSYSTWTNYRNRYWPAEYLIDANGTVRHIKFGEGDYDGTEALIRQLLANAKPGVTLPKPVDAPDLTPRTVLTPETYLGVGKMVNFGGGGVYDEGSAAFVYPPDLAADKFALSGRWSLDYQGATADTDSSAIKLNYHAANVYIVVGGTGTLTVLRDGKQTTVPVSGPPTAHQIVADGAQGAGTVEVRPSKGLQVFSFTYG comes from the coding sequence ATGTTGACCCTCGCACTCGTCGGCTTCCTCGGCGGCCTCATCACTGGAATATCGCCATGCATCTTGCCGGTGCTGCCGGTGATCTTCTTCTCCGGCGCCCAGAGCGCCCCCGACTCGGCGGCGAAATCCGAAGGTGCCGTTGCCGTTAAAACCAAGGCCGAAAGGCGTTCGCTATCGGCCGCGCTGCGCCCCTACCGGGTGATCGGCGGACTGGTGCTCAGCTTCAGCGTGGTCACCCTGCTGGGGTCTGCGCTGCTGTCTGTGCTGCACCTACCACAGGACGCCATCCGTTGGGTCGCGTTGGTCGCCTTGGTGGCGATCGGCGTTGGACTCATCTTCCCGCGCTTCGAGCAGTTACTGGAGCGGCCGTTCTCGCGGATCCCGCAGAAGCAATTCGATTCCCGTGGCAGCGGTTTCGGACTTGGTTTGGCGCTGGGTGTGCTGTACGTCCCGTGCGCGGGCCCGGTCCTGGCGGCGATCGTGGTGGCCGGGGCCACTGCGACGATCGGCGTGGGCACCGTCGTGCTCACCGCGGCTTTTGCGATCGGTGCCGCGCTGCCGCTGCTGTTCTTCGCCCTGGCCGGTAAGCGGATCGCGGAGCGGGTGAATGCTTTTCGGCGACGCCAGCGCGAGATCCGCATCGGCGCAGGCATTGTGACGATCCTGCTCGCGGTCGCGCTGGTGTTTAACCTGCCCGCGATGTTGCAGCGCGCCATTCCCGACTACACGGCGTCGCTGCAGGAAAGGGTCGGCGGATCGGACACCATTCGGGAGAAGCTCAACCTCGGCGGCATCGTCAACGACCAGAACGCACGGCTGTCGAACTGCAGCAACGGCGCCCGAGAACTCGAAAGCTGCGGCACCGCACCGGATCTCAGGGGCATCGAGGCGTGGCTCAACACACCGGACGGGCGGCCCGTCACCTTGGAGTCCTTGCGCGGCAAGGTCGTCCTGATCGACTTCTGGGCGTACTCATGCATCAACTGCCAACGGGCCATCCCCCACGTCGTCGGCTGGTATCAGGCCTACCAAAACAGTGGGTTGGAAGTCATCGGCGTGCACACCCCCGAGTACGCCTTCGAACGGGTCACGGGCAACGTCGTCAAAGGGGCGGCCGATCTCGGCATCACCTATCCGATTGCGCTGGACAACAGCTACTCCACCTGGACGAATTACCGCAATCGGTACTGGCCGGCGGAGTATCTGATCGACGCCAACGGCACCGTGCGTCACATCAAGTTCGGCGAGGGCGACTACGACGGCACCGAAGCCCTGATCCGGCAGCTGCTGGCCAACGCCAAGCCCGGCGTCACGCTGCCCAAGCCGGTCGATGCACCCGACCTCACCCCACGCACCGTCCTGACGCCCGAGACGTACCTCGGGGTCGGCAAGATGGTCAACTTCGGCGGCGGTGGCGTGTACGACGAGGGGTCGGCCGCGTTCGTCTACCCGCCGGACCTGGCGGCCGACAAGTTCGCCCTGAGCGGGCGCTGGTCGTTGGATTATCAGGGCGCAACCGCAGACACCGACTCCTCGGCCATCAAGCTGAACTACCACGCCGCCAACGTCTACATCGTGGTCGGCGGAACCGGGACCCTGACGGTGCTGCGGGACGGGAAGCAAACCACCGTGCCGGTGAGCGGACCGCCGACCGCCCACCAAATCGTCGCCGACGGTGCGCAGGGCGCCGGAACGGTCGAGGTGCGCCCCAGCAAGGGACTGCAAGTTTTTTCCTTCACTTACGGCTGA